A portion of the Oreochromis niloticus isolate F11D_XX linkage group LG10, O_niloticus_UMD_NMBU, whole genome shotgun sequence genome contains these proteins:
- the LOC109203864 gene encoding olfactory receptor 1-like — protein MEFFNSAVGKNITFVKPAYFIISAFNGIVNIRYYFVFLCFIYIFSVVGNTLVMIVIILDHTLKGPKHIGVFNFAFTDLLSSSALMPKLVDIFLFNHHHISYNDCLAFMFFCLTFFAAQAFNLVVLSFDRVMAIMYPLHYQMRMSHKLILSLIAFFWLLVITIILIAVGLLTRLSFCDSVVIQSYFCDHGPVYRLGCNDLTPNRVIGYLAPVLVLWVPLAFIVGSYCCIGYSLSKTVTCRERLKALKTCTGHLSLVAIYFLPTLFIFTFGSTIPPNARTVSLSLATVMPLTLNPIIYGLQTQEIKESLKKLLKVKMQF, from the coding sequence ATGGAATTTTTTAATTCAGCTGTTGGGAAAAACATCACATTTGTGAAACCTGCATATTTCATAATAAGTGCATTTAATGGCATAGTTAATATTAggtattactttgtctttctgtgctttatttacattttttcagtggtGGGAAACACACTAGTGATGATTGTCATAATTTTGGATCATACATTGAAAGGTCCAAAACATATTGGAGTTTTCAACTTTGCATTTACAGACCTGTTAAGTAGCTCTGCTTTGATGCCAAAGCTTGttgacatttttctgtttaaccATCACCATATCTCCTACAATGACTGCTTGGCattcatgtttttctgcttGACTTTTTTTGCAGCACAGGCTTTTAATCTGGTTGTATTGTCCTTTGACAGAGTCATGGCTATCATGTACCCTCTGCACTACCAAATGAGAATGAGCCACAAGCTCATTTTATCTTTAATCGCTTTTTTCTGGCTTCTTGTTATTACTATCATACTCATTGCAGTTGGTCTTCTCACAAGACTTTCTTTCTGTGACTCTGTGGTTATTCAGAGCTATTTCTGTGATCATGGACCTGTGTATCGGCTTGGCTGCAATGATCTTACTCCAAATCGTGTAATTGGTTATTTGGCACCAGTTCTTGTTCTTTGGGTTCCACTGGCATTTATCGTGGGAAGCTACTGCTGTATTGGTTATTCTTTGTCAAAAACTGTTACATGTAGGGAAAGACTAAAGGCTTTAAAAACCTGCACAGGTCACCTTTCATTAGTGGCAATTTATTTCCTCCCTACACTATTTATCTTTACCTTTGGGAGTACAATACCTCCAAATGCAAGGACTGTAAGTCTATCTTTGGCCACTGTCATGCCTTTGACTTTAAATCCAATAATCTATGGTCTTCAGACACAGGAAATCAAAGAATCGTTGAAGAAGTTATTAAAagttaaaatgcaattttaa